In the Helianthus annuus cultivar XRQ/B chromosome 11, HanXRQr2.0-SUNRISE, whole genome shotgun sequence genome, one interval contains:
- the LOC118484208 gene encoding uncharacterized protein LOC118484208 — protein sequence MGEPDPSPSTSQTLISKLDIGDPLYLHPSDSSALTIVSIKLKGTENYSIWSSAMKLALEAKNKYGFITGKCERSTEDHVLASQWDRCNSVVLTWLLNSVSEELFLGQVFSSTASEVWEDLRETYDKVDGSVVYDLFKKINCISQNGSSVADYYYRLTTMWKQFDAMLKLPTCSCKAAKDYNDFSMLIKLMQFLMGLDDIYQPVRTNLLTREVFPSVKVAFAVVSREESHRLSSNGSKGQAQNVAFVSKPSQNVTLLKDVLKS from the exons TAGTACTTCTCAGACCTTAATAAGCAAGTTAGATATTGGAGATCCTTTGTATCTCCATCCTAGTGATTCTAGTGCGTTGACAATTGTGAGTATTAAGTTGAAGGGTACAGAGAACTATTCTATCTGGTCTAGTGCTATGAAATTGGCTTTAGAAGCTAAAAATAAATATGGTTTTATAACTGGTAAATGTGAAAGATCCACAGAGGATCATGTACTAGCTAGTCAGTGGGATAGGTGTAATTCTGTGGTTTTAACTTGGCTTTTAAACTCTGTTTCTGAAGAATTATTTTTGGGTCAAGTATTTTCTTCAACTGCTTCTGAGGTTTGGGAGGATTTAAGGGAAACCTATGACAAGGTGGATGGGTCTGTGGTTTatgatttgtttaaaaaaataaattgtaTTTCACAAAATGGGTCATCTGTGGCAGACTATTATTATAGGCTGACCACTATGTGGAAACAGTTTGATGCTATGCTCAAACTTCCCACATGTTCTTGTAAAGCTGCAAAAGATTATAATGATTTTTCAATGTTGATAAAGTTAATGCAATTTCTAATGGGATTAGATGACATATATCAACCTGTTAGAACAAACCTGTTAACCAGGGAAGTCTTTCCATCTGTCAAGGTTGCATTTGCTGTGGTTTCTAGGGAGGAATCACATAGGCTTTCAAGTAATGGGTCAAAAGGGCAGGCACAAAATGTGGCTTTTGTGTCTAAACCAAGTCAGAAT GTCACACTGTTGAaagatgttttgaaatcataG